CAATGGAAAGGTCAGGAACCCGAATCTcgctttctcttcttttttttctccagTTTTATATCTTCATTGGAATTTTTCTCCAGCATTCTTAAATATGAATCATCTTTGGGCTTCATAGAATGCACCACTTATGCACATAAAGACACGTCTGAGTTTTCTGAGTGCTGACCGCCAACGTTGTCTTTCAGAGCTTTACTCCTGACACTGGGTGTTTATTTTGCAGATTTTAAGTGGAGAAAAAACTTTTTCAGAGCTTGCAGAATTATCAGGTTTCTCAAGCTGAGGATTTTAGTCCATCTTAATGAGATTTTGGCAGAGCAAAGTTATCCTGCAGACCTACTGTACAGCTCTCAATCATTCTACGCCATTTCCCTCGCAGATTTTTAATATTCTGTTCCTTGGGCCAGTGTCCTAGCAAATTAAACTCTACTATGTATACACATCATTGGTTTAATCAAAGAGGCAAAAGCGATTACTCTGTGCTGTACCTTTGTATATTAGCTGATATAGATCCGTATATTCATTGGCAACAGCCAACAAGTTCTTGTATAAAGCTTTTAAATAAAACCTTTTATGGGCAAGAGTGAATGTATCCTTCAGGCAGTTTCCAGGAGTAGCAAATGCATCTCAGAGTTCATTCCGTTAAAATTATAGATCTGTTTTATGACGAACATCTTATCTTATTTAGTACAATAATACTATCATATCACTCATTACCTGCAGCATGGAGTCTATGGACTAGATGCTGAAAATCTTCCTGCAAGAAGCTTTGTGTTTCAGCGGGTTAAGGCTGGTGTTCCTATATTCATTCCAAATTCTTTACCCGTCCCAGCGTTTGAAATACAAAACAAGTTTAGTTGTCAGTCAGGCTTTCTTTAATCCGCAATTCATATCACTTTTCACCCCTAGGTGCTTTTATGTTCTTTTACTTCACCCAACTCTCTCTCCATCTCTCTCAGACGCAGAGAAACGATGGTGCCGATCAACTTCCGATCTCTATTAATATTCTCTGCAATCCTTCGGATCTTTCTTATAATTTATGGAGAATGGCAAGATACTCATATGGAAGTTAGATACACAGACATTGATTACTATGTCTTCTCTGATGCTGCTTCTTTAATGGCTTCAGGGAGATCCCCTTATGAGAGATCTACATATCGATATTCTCCTTTGCTTGCGTTTCTACTCGTACCCAATTCATTTATTCATCAATCTTGGGGGAAATTTCTTTTCTCTGCTTCAggtaattaaaaattaaaattctcGTTTTCTTATGTAATTATTAACGGTTTCAGTATCTGTTTAAAATGCTTGGTATAATTAATATACGTTTAGCATTATGAGACTAGACTAATGTTTTGGGGAAGATTTCATTAAATTAAGTTCATTGAATATGCTAAtgtcaaattttagggtttcaactATATTGCATAACATCTTTCATTTTCTCGTGTTCATAATTTGTAAGGAAATAATATGTCTCACTGTGGGACGGGTAATGATTTTGGTCGAAATACTTGAAACCTCACCGAATGCTGTTACATAATATTCGTTCAACTGTATTGGGATGTAGTCCATTTTTATAAATCTCTTAGTGATGAAAAAGTGAGTCCAAGTATCTTCACTCTCTATGGCTTCGTTGTTATTGTTTTTGAAGTACTTCTTGCTGCGTTTTGTTTAAACAGTTATGAAATCCTGATATGTCAGTCTTTTACTTTAGAATTATGTTAGCCAATTGAATGAAGCTGTATCTAACGAATTGTTAAGTCATTCACACTCATTTAGTACCCTGTCAGCACATCTTCAGTTCAATTCCTCAGCTTGgttttagtactagtagttaatgTAGAAAGTTTCTATGGATACCTGTGAACCTGAAAAGATGAACACTCATTTTTCACGTTCTCTGGGTTGCTTCTGTAATCTTACTCCATTTGTTGCATAACTCCCTAATTGAGTACCGTTTCAACTTCATATACCAAATTCTTTAATATACTTTAGGTTCCAATGTTTTGAAAGTGTTGCTTTACTCTATGGTTTTTTTTTGTAGTGCTCCCCTACCCATTGTAGAAAATTACTTGGTGGAGAGCTAAAGGACAACATTATTCAATGAACTTACTTTTAGTAGCCAATATACTGTATCTTttatgaaaaagagtttttcatAACTTGCAAGAGATATCATGTATTATAAGATATCTTGAAGCTCAACTCAGTAATCTGAATTGTGTTTATTTCATGTAGATTTGCTTGTGGGAATACTTATTCGCTCGATTTTGAAGCTACGTGGGGTTCCTGAGAAAACATGCTTAAGTTCTGTAGCATTGTGGCTCTTCAATCCATTTACTTTCACCATTGGCACTCGTGGAAACTGTGAGCCGATGGTTTGCGCTATAGTCCTGTGGATTATTTACTGTCTCATGAATGGTGTAAGTTCTAACCCTCCTATATTCATTTGAAACATATCTTCTTTCTTTGAAAAGCGTGGTTTCATTATTTAAAAGGAACTCCTATCATGTTCTGCATGTCGATTAAGAAGAATCACTTGTATATTTTACTCAGTATTACCTTGGATTATGTTTGCAGGGAGTGTTCTGCAAGCAGCAATATGGTATGGACTTGTGGTTCATTTTAGGGTCTACCCAATTATCTATGCGCTTCCTATTCTCCTTGTTCTTCATCCACTCAACCTTCAAACTGGTCAGAAGCTTGTCATTCAGAAATGGAGCCAGATTCAACAAGAATCGTCTCTATATTCAAGCAGCAAAAATCTGTTCTGTATGGCCAACCCATTGCTTCTTTTGAGAAATCTTTTTACAAGAAGGAGAATAATATTTGGGTTGCTCTCTGGGACTGTGTTCTTAATTTTTACCAGTGTTTCCTTTTATCTGTATGGATGGGAGTTTCTGCACGAGGCACTTCTATACCATCTTACTCGCACCGACCCAAGGCACAATTTCTCTATCTATTTCTATCACATCTACCTTCATCATGAGCATGCATTCTCTGTGGTGGAGAAGCTCATTTCGTTCTTGCCTCAGTTGATTGTCCAGCTGGTGCTCATTGTGCGGTTTGCTCAGGACCTACCATTCTGCCTCTTTGTGCAGACAGTAGCCTTCGTAGCATTCAACAAGGTTTGTAATTCACAaccattttatttttcttttagtgttAAGTCACTTGATAACTTGCTATTGGAAGTTGTAGTTCATCATCGTCGGGTTACATTCTCTAAATTTATCGCCAGTTGCCTAGTCATTGTAAGAATCAACTTCACCATTCTGAGAGCTATTGTAACCACGTTCACTTATCTTGAGTTCTTATttgatgtatttttcttttatgacAGGTTATTACAGCCCAGTACTTCGTGTGGTTCTTCTGCTTGTTGCCTCTAATACTTCCATGGAGCACtatgaaactgaagtgggaaggGTTATCCTGCATTTTTATATGGATGTGTGCTCAAATCCATTGGCTGATGTGGGGTTATCTATTAGAATTTAAAGGAAAGAATGTCTTCATCCAACTTTGGTTAGGAAGCATATTGTTCTTGGCTGCAAACACTTGGGTTCTTGTTATGGTCATCCGAAGACATATATACTCGCCTGTGTTCCTGTTGCAAGAGAGGCGGACTTCCAGCAAAACGAGAAAATTGCAGTGAGAGCTATGGATTTTACTTTTTACCTTGCTTGAGATCTTTCTTTGAACAATGTTAATCTTCTTTGGTTTTTGAACTGTAAATGAATCTCCTGGTTTAGTAATTTTTTGGTTAAACAATACTTTTTAACAGGCATCATATTGTAGCTCTAAATTTTGTCGATGTAAACAAATGACATGTAAACCCTTTTAAGCGGTTATTATAATCAGCTGCACACCCGCTCCTGCGGTTTTATCCAAGTTTTATGTATTCTTTCTTCTTAATTCTGATTTGAAATTCCGGAGATGGATGATGAAAGCAAGAACTACTCCTCCACTGCAGTCTTGCCTCCTTCATGTCTTGTCGTGTGTTTCCAGAAATTCCTACAACTTTTATCGTCAACCTGCATTTCTTTACAATATTCTTACAGGGAGAAATCTCTGCACTACCGCCATTCTAACTCAGCAGTGTTCAGCTTTCAGCCGAAATTTGACCCATTCACCGATTTTCCCACCATTCCATTTCACTGTAACTTCCTGCTCAACGGTTTCAGATGTTCATAAATTTCACAGCCAGATGATCAAACATGGAAATTACAGTGATGGGTTCATTGGTAATCGATTGGTAACAATGTATGCAAAATTTGGGAGCGTTGATAGTGCACTCAAACTGTTTGAAGAAATTCCTGATAAGGATTTAATATCTTGGAATTCCATTATTGTGGTATTTGCACAGAGAAGAGATGTGAAGAAATGTTTCACTCTTTTCTCTAAGATGAGGTCTGAGATGGGTGTGGAACCGAACGAGGTTACACTTATCTCTCTTCTCCCTGTTTGTATCAATATGCGAGCATCAACAGAAGGTAAAAGCATCCATTGTTACGTTCTGAAATTTGGTTTCTTATCTGAGATAAAAGTTGTTAATTCTTTAGTAAACATGTACGGGAAATGCCAGTGTGTAAATGCAGCTTGTGAACTTTTTAACACCATTTCCTTTAAGAATTTAGTCTCGTGGAATTCAATGATTGCTGCTTACAGTCAAAATGGGTTTCTCGAGGATGGAattaatcttttcaattccatgagaaGAGTAGGTTTCAGGCCTGATCGAGCTACTATTGTAACCTTGCTCCAGGTCTGTGCAGAGCTGGCAGCAGAGAAACAAGGGAAGGCCATGCATGGCTATATTTTGTCTTCTGGTTTCAGTTCAGATATGCCCATTGCAACTGCACTTATCCGTGTCTATGCCAAATCCGGCAGGTTAGATGCTTCATATGAAGCTTTTAGCGAGATAAGTTATCCAGATAAGATAGCTTGGACTGCAATTCTTGCAGGATATGCAATCCATGGGTATGCAAGGAAAGCAATTAAGGTATTTGATCTCATGGTCAAGAATGGCGCAAAGCCGGATCATGTCACATTCACGCATATCTTATCTGCATGCAGCCATTCAGGACTCATTGAAGAGGGTAAACACTACTTCCAGAGTATGTCAAAAGTTTATGGAGTTGAACCAGATGTAGATCATTATTCATGCATGGTCGACCTCTTAGGTCGCTTGGGACGTTTGGATGAAGCTCGCAAGCTTATCGAAGCAATGCCTATGGAACCAAATTTAGGTGTTTGGGGTGCATTGATTGGGGCTTGTAGAGTTCATCATAACATTAAACTAGGAAAAGAAATTGCTGAAAAATTGTTTATGCTCGATCCTACAGATACCAGGAATTATATCATGTTAAGCAATATGTACTCTGCATCAGGACTATGGAGAGAAGCCTCAAAGGTTAGGGTATTGATGAAGGAGAGAGGTCTCAAAAAAGAtccaggttgcagtttcatagaACACAGAGGAAAAGTGTATCGGTTTGTAGTGGGAGATAGATCACACCCAGAATCAAATGACATTCATTGGAAGCTAGATGAACTTATAACAAAGATTCAAAAAGCTGGGTACGTTCCTAGCACGGATTTAGTTCTTCATGATGTTGACGAGGAAATGAAAGCAGATATGATCAGTAAACACAGTGAGAAAATTGCCATTGCATTCGGACTTCTAGTTACCAACCATGGAAGACCTATAACAATAACTAAGAACCTTCGGATCTGCGGAGACTGTCACAATGCTGCAaaattcatatctttggttgaGAAATGTAAAATCATAATCCGTGACTCGAAACGTTTTCATCATTTTGTCCACGGGGTTTGTTCTTGTGGAGACTATTGGTGATCTTCGGGCAAGAAATAGTTTCCACTAGAAAATGTACATGTTATGGCTGTGTATTACTTCAGTTAAGGCAAACATCTGTTGGTATGGTGGCTCGTTTGGTCCCTGTAAGTTATGAAGGTGGGTATAGCTAGGCCAAGTGAGACCCCGAAAGAAAAGGTGGCACGAATTCCACGCTGACGTTCTTAAAACCTTGTCTTTCTCTGTGGCCTCAAACTACCATTTCTGCCAGTCAGTTTACTGTGCCATGCTGCCATCGGGATCCCATTTATGCAGTAGCGTATTCTTGCACTTGAGCAAATATGTAATTTATGATGTCGTGTCTTCTTTTATGAACATGAACGTTCATAAACCACACTTATAACGATCACACTCTATACAGACAATGGAGATACAAATATTTTCCCAATTTTCTGACTAGGGTGGGTGCAATGTGCACGGAGTGTCTATGATAGAAGATGAATTATGCGTGAATTTTTTGTACTCCTTGACTGAAGAATCTTGGAAACTACAAGATCTACTTTAATATGTACTGTTCAGATTTTGAGATAAATATTTTTCTCCAGTGGGTCAGTGTATATATATACCATTTTCCGCTCACGGTTTTGGACTAAAGGCCGTTGTATCAACGCTAATTGGTTtctatttttatgggaaaatCAGTATCACTCTATCCAGAAACGGTCACAAAGAAAATGGAAAACCTTCTGGACTTTTTTCAATGTTGGGTCTTTTTTCATCTGAGAAAAAACAATCAGAAGATTTGGAAATTAGGATCAAATTTCCAAATATATTTTTCGGAACCGACGAACAGCTTGCTTGTCAGATAGTTAGCAACTATATTCATGTATTCCATCCACTTCATTTTTGTAGGCCATGTTTGATGTGGATTTCTCGACTAGTCTTTTCACAATTAGAGTACTTGTATGTTTTATCTGTTCTTGGAATTAATTAGATGAGCTAATAGCAAGTTGCATTCTCCTAATcacgaatttattattttatcgcACATTAATTAAGTCATTCTTCCCTGTTATCCGCCAGGCTTGAATGAAACTAGGACTCATGAACCACCTTTTGTCAAGTTGGTTGGTCTCAGGTTTTATACTTAATAAGGATGTGTCTTTCGTCAAAATTCATGGACTGTGATTATTAAGCAACAAAGACCAGATAATTTGGGACGGGAGAAAAACAAAGGCCAAACGAAATGCATGGTCTATGCAGGTCAAGAGGAACTATACATGGTCCAAAAGCATGCATGACTGTGCGAGAATAGCACCAGCAATAAACAAGAAATTGCAACCAAAAAAAAACTGATATTCGACGATGGTGCACCACTCGAATACTTTTGCAATAGACGCACTATCTTTTTGACcgattttccttttcttttggatcTCTCATTTCTTCAATATTTTAAGCGCCTAAAGCTCAGAGGCAGATTCTAAATGTTGTTGAACATTTTTTTGACACCCATGTGGATCATTAAGGCATTATGAATCCAACGACTAAGTACCTAACCACATAAATAACACCACTGGCCCATTTCCATGCCATCCTTTTCTTTCTATTAAATAAAAATGCCATCTTTATCAGGACCCTGGCCTGGACTTGAGTAGAAACTTCAAGTATGGAGTTAGCCAATTAGGTTTGTTTAATCATTGTGAGTAATCGtgcttattttttaaatatggatTGGAGATTCTACGCTACCTTAGTGGATCGGATTTGGACGTTTACGTTGAAGTTCCATGTGATTCTCTGCCTCTGGACTTTTAACAACGGATTCTCTAAGGTTTACTGACATCCTGTTTAGTGCTA
This is a stretch of genomic DNA from Papaver somniferum cultivar HN1 chromosome 1, ASM357369v1, whole genome shotgun sequence. It encodes these proteins:
- the LOC113291657 gene encoding pentatricopeptide repeat-containing protein At5g40410, mitochondrial-like, giving the protein MMKARTTPPLQSCLLHVLSCVSRNSYNFYRQPAFLYNILTGRNLCTTAILTQQCSAFSRNLTHSPIFPPFHFTVTSCSTVSDVHKFHSQMIKHGNYSDGFIGNRLVTMYAKFGSVDSALKLFEEIPDKDLISWNSIIVVFAQRRDVKKCFTLFSKMRSEMGVEPNEVTLISLLPVCINMRASTEGKSIHCYVLKFGFLSEIKVVNSLVNMYGKCQCVNAACELFNTISFKNLVSWNSMIAAYSQNGFLEDGINLFNSMRRVGFRPDRATIVTLLQVCAELAAEKQGKAMHGYILSSGFSSDMPIATALIRVYAKSGRLDASYEAFSEISYPDKIAWTAILAGYAIHGYARKAIKVFDLMVKNGAKPDHVTFTHILSACSHSGLIEEGKHYFQSMSKVYGVEPDVDHYSCMVDLLGRLGRLDEARKLIEAMPMEPNLGVWGALIGACRVHHNIKLGKEIAEKLFMLDPTDTRNYIMLSNMYSASGLWREASKVRVLMKERGLKKDPGCSFIEHRGKVYRFVVGDRSHPESNDIHWKLDELITKIQKAGYVPSTDLVLHDVDEEMKADMISKHSEKIAIAFGLLVTNHGRPITITKNLRICGDCHNAAKFISLVEKCKIIIRDSKRFHHFVHGVCSCGDYW
- the LOC113291664 gene encoding GPI mannosyltransferase 1-like isoform X2, yielding MVPINFRSLLIFSAILRIFLIIYGEWQDTHMEVRYTDIDYYVFSDAASLMASGRSPYERSTYRYSPLLAFLLVPNSFIHQSWGKFLFSASDLLVGILIRSILKLRGVPEKTCLSSVALWLFNPFTFTIGTRGNCEPMVCAIVLWIIYCLMNGSVLQAAIWYGLVVHFRVYPIIYALPILLVLHPLNLQTGQKLVIQKWSQIQQESSLYSSSKNLFCMANPLLLLRNLFTRRRIIFGLLSGTVFLIFTSVSFYLYGWEFLHEALLYHLTRTDPRHNFSIYFYHIYLHHEHAFSVVEKLISFLPQLIVQLVLIVRFAQDLPFCLFVQTVAFVAFNKVITAQYFVWFFCLLPLILPWSTMKLKWEGLSCIFIWMCAQIHWLMWGYLLEFKGKNVFIQLWLGSILFLAANTWVLVMVIRRHIYSPVFLLQERRTSSKTRKLQ
- the LOC113291664 gene encoding GPI mannosyltransferase 1-like isoform X1, which produces MVPINFRSLLIFSAILRIFLIIYGEWQDTHMEVRYTDIDYYVFSDAASLMASGRSPYERSTYRYSPLLAFLLVPNSFIHQSWGKFLFSASDLLVGILIRSILKLRGVPEKTCLSSVALWLFNPFTFTIGTRGNCEPMVCAIVLWIIYCLMNGSVLQAAIWYGLVVHFRVYPIIYALPILLVLHPLNLQTGQKLVIQKWSQIQQESSLYSSSKNLFCMANPLLLLRNLFTRRRIIFGLLSGTVFLIFTSVSFYLYGWEFLHEALLYHLTRTDPRHNFSIYFYHIYLHHEHAFSVVEKLISFLPQLIVQLVLIVRFAQDLPFCLFVQTVAFVAFNKVCNSQPFYFSFSVKSLDNLLLEVVVHHRRVTFSKFIASCLVIVITAQYFVWFFCLLPLILPWSTMKLKWEGLSCIFIWMCAQIHWLMWGYLLEFKGKNVFIQLWLGSILFLAANTWVLVMVIRRHIYSPVFLLQERRTSSKTRKLQ